The bacterium DNA window CTTCACGCCCAGCTCGTCCGTACCGAAGCGACGGATCGAGATGTTGGGCTCGGCCCGCAGCTGGCCTTTCTCCATATCGGCTTCGGAGGCGCCGATCGTGCGCAGCAGCGTGCGCAACGCGACGGCATAGTCGCGAGCCTCGTCCGCCGAGCGCAGGTCGGGCTCGCTGACAATCTCCATGAGCGGCACCCCGGCTCGGTTCAGGTCGACAAACGACTCCCAGGCCTTGTGGAGCTTGTCGCCCGCGTGAATCAGCTTGCCTGTGTCCTCTTCGAGATGGACGCGGCGGATGCGGACACGGCGGCCGTCCAGGTCGAGATGGCCGTTGAAGCTCATCGGCAGGTCGTACTGGCTGATCTGATAACCCTTGGGCAGGTCCGGATACATGTAGTTCTTGCGGTCGAACTTCGTGTGCCGCGGGATCTCGCAGTTCAGCGCGAGCGCGGTCTTCAAGCAAGCTTCGACCGCCGCCTTGTTGACCACCGGCAGGACCCCGGGCATGCCGCCGCAGATCTCGCAAACGTTGGAGTTGGGCGGGTCGCCGATGTGCCCGACCGCGCAGCCGCAGAACATCTTGCTGCGGGTGCGCGGCTGGACGTGCACCTCCATCCCGATGACGACCTCCCACCTGCCGGTCATGAATGCGCCCCGCGCGCGCCGGGCCCAAGGGGCGCCACCTGCGCCTTCACGCCGCTCGCGACCTCATACGCTCGCGCGACCCGCAGGGCGACGTCCTCTCGCCACTGCGGCGCCAGCACCTGCAGCCCCACCGGCAGGCCCTCCGACATGCCGCACGGCACGCTGACACCGGGCAGGCCCGCCAGGTTCCCGCCCAGCGTGAGGACGTCGCACAGGTACATCGAGAGCGGATCCTGGGTGCGCGAACCCAGCGGGAACGCGACGACCGGCGACGTCGCACTAACGATGGCGTCGCACCGGTTGAACGCCTCATCGAAATCGCGCTTGATCAGCGTCCGCACCTTCTGCGCCTTCAGGTAGTAAGCGTCGTAGTAGCCGCTCGAAAGCGCGTACGTGCCCAGCATCACGCGGCGCCTGACCTCGGTGCCAAACCCCTGGCGGCGAGTGCGCTGGTATGCGTCGGTGATGTTCTCGGCATCCTGATCCGACAACCCGTACCTGACGCCGTCGAACCGCGCCAGGTTCGACGAGCATTCGGCCGGGGCGATGATGTAGTAGGCCGCCAGGCCGTAATCGGTGTGCGGCAGGGTGACGTCGACGATCTCGGCGCCGGCCTCGCGAAGTGCCTGGATGGCATTTTGGATGGCGGCCTTCACGCCCGGCTCGATGCCCTCGGCCTCGTAGTACTCGCGCGGCACGCCAAGACGCATGCCCATGACGCCGGCCTCGAGGTCGCGGCGGACGTCATTGGGCCGATTCGAAGATGTGGCGTCGAGCGGGTCGTGGCCGCACATCGCCTCGAGCAGGATCGCGGCGTCTTCGACCGACCGGGCGAACGGGCCGATCTGGTCGAGGCTCGAGGCAAACGCGATCAGCCCGTACCGGCTGACGCGGCCGTACGTGGGCTTCATGCCGACGACGCCGGTCAGCGCCGCCGGCTGGCGAATCGAGCCGCCGGTGTCGGTGCCGAGCGCGACCACCGCCTCACCCGCGGCGACCGCCGCCGCGCTGCCCCCCGAGCTGCCTCCGGGCACGCGGTCGAGCGCCCACGGATTGTGGGTGGGGAAATAGCCGGAGTTCTCGGTCGAGCTGCCCATCGCGAACTCGTCACAGTTGGTCACCCCCAGCATCACCGCTCCCGCGGCGAACAACCGCGATACCGCGGTGCCGGTGTATGGCGGTTTGAAGCCGCGCAGGATCTGCGAGCCCGCCGTCGTCTCCACCCCGCGCACGCACAGCACGTCTTTGATCGCAAGCGGGATCCCGGCGAGCGGCCCGGCTTCGCCCGAGCGCAAAGCACGGTCCGCGACCGCGGCCTGCTCGGCAGCCAGCTCGGGTGTTAGACGAAGAAAGGCCTTGACGCTGCCATCCACCCGCTCGATGCGTTCGAGATGCGCCGCGAGCAGCTCGCTCGCGGAGAGCCGGCGCGACTGGAGCAACCGCCCAAGCTCACCGACGGTCAGGCCGATGAGGTCGGTCACGACTCTTCCTGGATCGAAGGCACGCGGTAGAACCCGTCGACCGCCGCCGGCGCGTTGGCGAGCGCGTCGGCCTGGCTGAGGCCAGGGCGCGGCACGTCCTCACGCAGCGGATTCGCGGTCTCGACGACCTGTGCGGTCGGCGGGATCGCCTCGGTGTCCAGCTCCTGGAGGCGGTCGATGTGCGCGAGGATGCCGCTCAGCTGCTCGGCGTAGAACTCCTCGTCGCCGGGCTCGAGGCCCAAGCGAGCGAGCATGGCGACATGGCGGACCTCGTCGCGCGAGAGTGGCACGCGGTCTAGCTTAGTTTCTGGACGAGCCGCGGCTCGACGCCAGACCGACCAGCGCCGGAATCCCCGCCGCCGCGCCGACGCAAGTCAGCGTCATGCCGGCCGCCGCGACTGCGGCGAGGGGCCGGGCCCAACGCTCACGCCGAAAGACGCCGATCGAGGCGACCACCCCGACCGCTGCCGCAGCGGCGGAGGTGCCGACCCAACCGGTCAGCACCAGGGCTGAGCGGCCCACCGCCGATGGTTCAGACAGGAAGCCGCTGAGGAACCAGGCCCACGCCAGCAACACGACGGCGCCGATCACGAGCGCCCATCCCACCCATGCCGGCGTGGACGGCCGTGCGCTCGGAGCCTGAACCTGGGCGGCTTCCACCGGGCGAGTTTAGAAGAGCGCCACAGGTGCCGTGAGCGGCGCCCCCGCCGGCCGCCGGCGCCAGATCGAACGCAACACAAGGATCGCCACGGGCAGCCCGACGCAGGTCACGCTCCACGCAACGCAGACGATCGTCGCCGTGACGCGGCCCCACTCGCGGCCGCGGACGAGCCCGGCGGTGGCGACCGCCTGCAGGAGGCACAGGGCGCCCAGGGTTGCGGCCAGCCCGACCGAGGCCGTCCGGATCAGGGCCGGATCGAGGCCGGCCGACGCGCCGGCCGGGTCGACCGCGATGGCGCCGTAGAGGACGGCGATGGTGGCCGACAGCGCGATGCCCAGTCCGAAGACGGCGAGCACCCAGGCTTCGACGTCGCGCCTCGAAGCGGGCTGGGGCGCACCACACCGGGCGCAGAAGCGCGCGTGGCCGGGCAGCTCCAGCCCACAGGCAGGACACGCCCCTCCCCGCCTGGCGGTGAGGGCCGGCGAAGCCGGGGCGGGGGGAATCACGCTTTCACCAGGGCGAGGAATTGCTCTTCGTCGAGGATCGCGAGCTTCAGCTTCTGCGCCCGCTCGAGCTTCGACCCCGCGCCCGGGCCCGCGACGACGTAATCCGTTTTCGAGCTGACGCTGGATGCCGCCTTCCCTCCCAGCCGCCTCACGAGCGCCTCGGCGTCGGGCCGGCTCATCGTCTCCAGCGTCCCGGTGAAAACGAAGGTCTGGCCGGTCAGCGGGCCCTCGCCCGGCGCCTCGACCGCCTGCGGCTCGACGCCCGCGCTCAGCAGC harbors:
- a CDS encoding zinc ribbon domain-containing protein; the protein is MIPPAPASPALTARRGGACPACGLELPGHARFCARCGAPQPASRRDVEAWVLAVFGLGIALSATIAVLYGAIAVDPAGASAGLDPALIRTASVGLAATLGALCLLQAVATAGLVRGREWGRVTATIVCVAWSVTCVGLPVAILVLRSIWRRRPAGAPLTAPVALF
- the gatA gene encoding Asp-tRNA(Asn)/Glu-tRNA(Gln) amidotransferase subunit GatA, with the protein product MTDLIGLTVGELGRLLQSRRLSASELLAAHLERIERVDGSVKAFLRLTPELAAEQAAVADRALRSGEAGPLAGIPLAIKDVLCVRGVETTAGSQILRGFKPPYTGTAVSRLFAAGAVMLGVTNCDEFAMGSSTENSGYFPTHNPWALDRVPGGSSGGSAAAVAAGEAVVALGTDTGGSIRQPAALTGVVGMKPTYGRVSRYGLIAFASSLDQIGPFARSVEDAAILLEAMCGHDPLDATSSNRPNDVRRDLEAGVMGMRLGVPREYYEAEGIEPGVKAAIQNAIQALREAGAEIVDVTLPHTDYGLAAYYIIAPAECSSNLARFDGVRYGLSDQDAENITDAYQRTRRQGFGTEVRRRVMLGTYALSSGYYDAYYLKAQKVRTLIKRDFDEAFNRCDAIVSATSPVVAFPLGSRTQDPLSMYLCDVLTLGGNLAGLPGVSVPCGMSEGLPVGLQVLAPQWREDVALRVARAYEVASGVKAQVAPLGPGARGAHS
- the gatC gene encoding Asp-tRNA(Asn)/Glu-tRNA(Gln) amidotransferase subunit GatC, with amino-acid sequence MPLSRDEVRHVAMLARLGLEPGDEEFYAEQLSGILAHIDRLQELDTEAIPPTAQVVETANPLREDVPRPGLSQADALANAPAAVDGFYRVPSIQEES